Genomic window (Mesorhizobium sp. M4B.F.Ca.ET.058.02.1.1):
CGCCGACCGTTCAGCCGACCGTCACGTAGATCTTGCGCACCGTTTCGATCGTCTTCCAGACCCCGGTGAAGCCCGGCTTCATCACGAAGCTGTCGCCAGCCCGGTAGGTCACCGCCGGGCCGGCATCGGGGGTGATTTCGACGACGCCGGAGAGGATGTGGCAGAACTCGAATGTCTCGCCCTTGATCGAGCGCGTCTCGCCCGGTGTCGCCTCCCAGACGCCGGTATGGACCAAGTCGTCCTTCGCGGCATCCTGCGCCCAGGTCTTGAAGGCAGGGTCGCCGGCAATCAGCCGCTCCGGCAATGCCTTGGATTCGCGTGGCGAAAAGTTCGGATTGGTGTCGACGGATTTGAGC
Coding sequences:
- a CDS encoding cupin domain-containing protein; the encoded protein is MSLLKSVDTNPNFSPRESKALPERLIAGDPAFKTWAQDAAKDDLVHTGVWEATPGETRSIKGETFEFCHILSGVVEITPDAGPAVTYRAGDSFVMKPGFTGVWKTIETVRKIYVTVG